A DNA window from Halomicrobium mukohataei DSM 12286 contains the following coding sequences:
- the pdxT gene encoding pyridoxal 5'-phosphate synthase glutaminase subunit PdxT produces MTLTAGVIAVQGDVSEHATAIERAARAHGEDAEIHEIRHSGTVPECDALLLPGGESTTISRLLRDEGIAAEIVDHVDAGKPMLATCAGLIVASTDPQDDRVDELDLLDVTVERNAFGRQKDSFEAPLDVAGLDEPFPAVFIRAPVIDAVGEGVAVLAEWDGRPVAVKQGPVVGTSFHPELTEDSRLHDLAFFESVEA; encoded by the coding sequence ATGACGCTGACCGCTGGCGTGATCGCCGTCCAGGGCGACGTGTCCGAGCACGCGACCGCCATCGAGCGGGCCGCACGAGCCCACGGCGAGGACGCCGAGATCCACGAGATCCGCCACTCGGGGACCGTCCCGGAGTGTGACGCGTTGCTGCTGCCGGGCGGGGAGTCGACGACGATCTCCCGCCTGCTCCGCGACGAGGGCATCGCCGCCGAGATCGTCGACCACGTCGACGCCGGCAAGCCGATGCTGGCGACCTGTGCCGGCCTGATCGTCGCCTCGACGGACCCACAGGACGACCGCGTCGACGAACTCGACCTGCTCGACGTGACAGTCGAGCGCAACGCCTTCGGCCGCCAGAAAGACAGCTTCGAGGCCCCACTGGACGTGGCCGGCCTCGACGAGCCCTTCCCGGCGGTGTTCATCCGCGCGCCCGTCATCGACGCCGTGGGCGAGGGCGTCGCGGTGCTGGCCGAGTGGGACGGCCGTCCGGTGGCGGTCAAACAGGGCCCCGTCGTCGGGACCTCTTTCCACCCGGAGCTGACAGAGGACTCCCGGCTCCACGATCTGGCGTTCTTCGAGAGTGTGGAAGCTTGA